From a single Arachis hypogaea cultivar Tifrunner chromosome 3, arahy.Tifrunner.gnm2.J5K5, whole genome shotgun sequence genomic region:
- the LOC112791638 gene encoding HMG-Y-related protein A, with protein MATPEVNKPRSLPPYPEMILKAIEALNEENGSNKTTISKYIESTYGGLPQGHKALLNVHLAKMRDSGKLVFWKNNYTIRDPNTPPRRGRGRPPKPKDPLSPGTIVAPSRPRGRPPKDPNELPRPPKAKTSGGSGRPRGRPRKMARPSGGFDGSPPPMVVGGSPSGRGRGRPPKMKGPLAEISVDQ; from the exons ATGGCGACTCCAGAGGTTAATAAACCTCGTTCACTCCCTCCATACCCCGAG ATGATTTTGAAGGCAATTGAAGCTCTTAATGAAGAGAACGGTTCGAACAAAACGACAATATCAAAGTACATAGAATCCACGTACGGAGGTTTGCCTCAGGGGCACAAGGCACTGCTCAATGTGCACCTTGCAAAGATGAGGGACAGTGGTAAGCTAGTCTTTTGGAAAAACAACTACACCATACGTGACCCCAACACGCCGCCACGGCGGGGCCGGGGCAGGCCCCCAAAGCCCAAGGACCCTCTCTCCCCGGGCACTATCGTTGCACCCTCCAGGCCCCGGGGAAGGCCTCCAAAGGATCCAAATGAGCTGCCACGCCCACCAAAGGCTAAGACCTCGGGTGGGAGTGGCAGACCGAGAGGGCGGCCAAGGAAAATGGCCCGGCCCTCTGGGGGATTTGATGGCTCTCCACCGCCAATGGTGGTTGGGGGTTCGCCTAGTGGGAGGGGGAGAGGGAGGCCTCCCAAAATGAAAGGTCCATTGGCGGAAATTAGTGTTGATCAATAG
- the LOC112791639 gene encoding HMG-Y-related protein A, giving the protein MATEEDTKLPPYPEMIMKAIEATGDSNGASKSAISNYIESTYGELPAGHTELLSQHLNNMKESGDLTFLKNNYMKPDPNAAPKRGRGRPPKPKAPLPPGTVLSSPRPRGRPPKDPNAPPTAKVSSGRPRGRPKKVPRTTDEPLSSTSPYASSTGRPRGRPPKMKPHMAEVSVE; this is encoded by the exons ATGGCGACAGAAGAGGATACTAAACTTCCTCCATACCCTGAG ATGATAATGAAAGCAATTGAAGCTACGGGGGACAGCAATGGCGCAAGCAAATCAGCCATATCAAACTACATAGAGTCCACCTATGGGGAGCTGCCAGCAGGGCACACAGAATTACTCTCCCAACACCTCAACAACATGAAGGAGAGTGGCGACCTCACGTTCTTGAAGAACAACTACATGAAGCCTGACCCTAATGCTGCACCAAAGAGGGGCCGTGGCAGGCCTCCAAAGCCCAAGGCCCCTCTCCCTCCGGGGACAGTCCTGTCCTCACCAAGGCCCCGGGGACGTCCCCCCAAGGACCCTAATGCCCCACCTACTGCAAAAGTGTCAAGTGGCAGGCCTCGAGGCCGGCCCAAGAAGGTTCCTAGGACCACAGACGAGCCTTTGTCATCGACGTCACCTTATGCTTCCTCCACTGGAAGGCCAAGGGGcaggcctcctaagatgaagccTCACATGGCAGAAGTGAGTGTTGAATAA